A segment of the Neochlamydia sp. S13 genome:
AAACGGAACGCCCCTTTCCCATTTCATAGATAGCATTTCAAATACCTCATGGGCTTTAATGCAAGCTTGGTTATCTCCAACCGTATTAAAATATAGTTGGTAACCTAACTTCCCATGATTGAGTCGCTTCATGTGCTGCGTGATCGATTCATCAGAAATTTTTTGACAAAGAGCAAGAACTTTATCTTTAAATAGCTTGGTCATTTCAGGGGTATTTTCAGCAACGCTAAGACGTTTGATTTCAAAAAATTGGTGATATTCTTCTCGTTGCCTTGCATCCCATAGAAGAGATAAGCGAAAGAAGACCCAAGTAATGAAATCTAGAAATTCTTCCTTTTTTATTTTGAAAAAAATTGATCCATTAAAAGAAGGTAATTTTATTGAATTGATATTCATCATAGTATACTACTCTTTTTGTTTCGAAAAAATTGATATATTAAAAAGTTAATGTTAGAATTTATTTTTATAACATGATTACTATACTTCAATAAACATAAATTGTAAATAGTATATTTCTGCTAACTCACTCAATAAATATAATATTTTTTGTTCAATAAATTAATTTCTTAGAATCTGAATTAATCTTAAATTAAGCCCCCTCGCGACGCAAAGAGAAACAAGTGTATGCCATTTTGGGTTACCTATGCCTGAAAAAGTTTTATAAAGACTTTCACGCCCTACTTGAACCTTTTTAGCGAGAGCACCAATACCATATTGAGCTTCTGCAACATTGCGGGGAGCAATAAGAAAGAGTTGCTGGGACTCTTCGTCGCTTTTAAGGCTTTCTTCCAAAGCATCGTTTAGATACGCAACAGCTTGATCATGATCTTTAAGCTTTTCAAGAAGCCAATCTTCATATTTTTTATTTTTCGCCATGTTTTTTCTCCCTAGATTGATATTCCTTTGCTTTATCAATATTTCTAGACTGTGATTCCTTATTCCCTCCACACAGAAGCAATATCACTTTGTTGCCTATTTTGAAGTAGTAAATCCGGATCCCTGGACCATAATGAATTCGTAATGCCGCTATTTCATCGCCTAGTGACTTACAGCCCCCAAAATTTCCCAATTCACTCGGGCTAAACGCGTAAGAATCTTGGATCTTGTATGCATTTCTTGAATGCTTTCAAACCAATCGTCAAAAGGGTTGCGGCGGAAGGAGTTACGTAGAATTTAATCTCAATTTCCCTATAACTTTATTGCATCCTTTGAGATACATCACTTTCAAATAAAATCTAAGCCACTAAAAATGAACGCATTGACAGCTCTTGAGAGAACGCTAACCTGTCACAAGTCCGAAGTGTACCCAGTAGGGATTTGTTAATTTATGTAGCACTGCAAGTGACGCACAAAAAAACGGTTCAAGCAGTCTTACAATCATCTTTCTTTCATCCAACTTTAAATTCAAGAAGCCAAAATTTAAGATCTACTTTTTTGGTGATACTATGCAAAAAGTCATTAAATAATTAAGAATGACTTGGCAAAATTGAATTTTTTGCTTTAAATGCGACGCCTACCTAAAAATCTAACTTATCATCACGTCTTCTTTTCTGTTAAAGGCCTGTTAAAGTGTTGCAATGAGTAATATTTGCTATGTTGCCTCGCTGCAAAATAGCCTAGAATAGATTAGACTTCTTGCTTAATTAAATTTTTGCTATTTTCTTATCCTTTAAACTAAGGAAAAAGATATGGAGAAATATGAGGAGCTTAAAGTGCTGCCTGCCGAACAATTTAGAAGCCTGACAGGAGTAAAGCGTGAAACATTTGAAAGAATGGTCGAGGTTTTAGTAGAAGCACAAAACAGAAGATACAGAAGAGCAGGAAGAAGAGGCGGGCTAAGTATCCAAGACAAGCTTTTGATGGCGTTGGAGTATTTAAGAGAATATCGAACTTATTTTCATTTAGGTAGAAGTTATAGATTGAGCGAAAGTGGTTGCTATCGAGCATGTAGATGGGTGAAAGACACATTAATTAAAAGTGGGGAATTTTCGCTTCCTGGAAAGAAAGCTCTTTTGGAAAAGGATAGTGAATATGAAGTAGTGCTTATAGATGCATCAGAATCACCTGTAGAGCGACCTAAGAGAAGAGTTAAAGAAAAAAAAGATAAGGAATCGCAACAACAAGCAGAAGCATTTCTATTCAGGAAAAAAGAAAAGGCATACCCTAAAAAGTCAGGTGGTAGTCGATAAGAAGAGTAGGAAAGTTATCTATACGGCCTTTAGTAATGGTAAAAAGCATGATTATAGGTTGTTTAAAGAAAATAAGGTGCGCTGGACTGATAACCGCTAGTGGATATACAGGTATAAAAAAACTTCAAAGAAACTCCAGGCTACCAAAAAAATCTAGAAAGAGAAAACCGTTAACTCAGGAAGAAAAAAAGCAAAACCAAGCAATTTCTTCGGAAAGAGTGGTAAACGAAAATCTGATTGGGAGTTTGAAAAGATTTAAAATCATAAGCGATAGATACAGGAATCGAAGAAGAAGGTTGGGTTTGCGCTTTAATCTTATTGCGATGATCTACAGCTATGAAATTAAAATTTAATTACTCAAGAAGTCTAATTTTGATACTGACCTTTTTTCCTTTGTTCTTTAGAGAAAGGTGCCCTTGCGGTGAGCATGCTTAACGAATAACCTTCAAATTGGAGAAAGTCTTGTTTATCAATGGTCTGGCTGTTTCCAGGAATGAAAATCAGGAAAGAAAATCATTTAAATAAAATTTCTAATGGAATACTATGTAAGTATGGACATATTAGAAAAAATTAAAAAAATCGAAGCTCTGATTGCGAGCAGCAAAAGTGAAGGTGAAAAGCATGCTGCTACCCTTGCTAAAAACAGAATTTTAGAACGACATAAGCAGGAACTAGTTGAAAAACCTCTTGAATATACAATTCACCTTAGAAACGAGTGGAAGAAAAAACTGTTTGTTGCCCTTTGCAATAAGTTTCAAATTCAGACGTACCGTTATAAAAGACAGAAAAACACAACAGTTATGCTTCGCGCAGATTCAACCTTTGTTAACAATACACTATGGCCAGAATTTAATAAATATGCGGCATTGCTAGAAGATTTAGTTCAAGACATTATCGATGACTTAATCAATAAGATTCATGATGTCAAAGAGGAGGAGGTTGTGATTGCAGGAGAGTTGACTGAAACTCCTTAAGTCTTTTTTCATAGCTCCAAGAGAGCCAAAATTTCAGATTCCGGCGAACATCGTTTTGGTATTATGTTGAATTGCAATTAGAAAATTATAGGGAGTCGACCTGATTGAGAGCGCAAGTTTCCATCACGCTCATAAGGATGCCGGCAATTTTAGCTCCAGTTTCATTGCAAAAGAAATATGCATTTTTGCGATTCAAAACAGCTTTTTTCATCATTTGCTCTGCGATATTATTAGTTAATAAGACTCCAGGAATACCCAGAAACAGGGTAAATACTTCCCAGTGGATATTTAGATAGAAAATCGCTTTACCCATGCTGCTATTTGGCTCCACTTTCTTATCTTGAATAAGGCTGCTACAATATTTCTTTATTCTATTCATCAGAAAATAGTAGATAAATATTCGTAAAAATTTTGATTAATGTTTGCACAAAAACTAAATTCTAAAATCCACTTTTTTCCTATAACCTTGTGGAAAGTGCCGAGCTAAGTTACAAGAGATTTATCCACAAAAACTTCTCTATCTTGAATTTCTATGATGAATAAGTTATAGTGCCTCTAACCTACTTACTGACTGGCTATGGATCCATTTGACCTAAGACTTTGGGAAGGCTTTTCTGCAGCCCTATCTGGCGCTTATATAGGCTCCCCTATTGTGGATCAAATCTGCATTGACTCTCGCTTAATTTCCTCTCCCCATGCACTATTTGTAGCTTTACCAGGACAAGTTGAAGATGGTCATGATTATATTGAACAAGCAGCCATAGCAGGCGCACGCTTTGCAATTGTACGCGATGATTGGCAACCAGCCAAGTTACCTGCTATTAATCTTTTACGTGTTTTAGATCCTTTAAAAGCTTTCCAAGAGATAGCTACGGCCTATCGACATCAACTTAAGCCCTTTATAGTCGGCATCACTGGTACGCATGGTAAAACAATGGTTAAAGATTTGCTACAGGCGATGATAGCACCTACCAAAAGAGTAATAGCATCTCCTGGTAGCTTTAATAGCCAAGTGGGCGTGCCTTTAAGCATTCTCAACATCTCTCAACAGCATGAGATTGCGCTGATAGAAGCAGCGGTGTCCCAAGATAATGAAATGGATCACTTAGCAAAAATTATTCATCCTCAAGCCTGTATACTCACTCATTTAGGCAAAAAGCATCTGATCACTTTCGGCAACCAACAGGCCCTTGTAGCAGAAACTGTTAAGCTTATAACTGTCCCTCCTGAAAATAAATGGGCCCTTATCCCTGAAACTCCTTTTCTCGAGCCTTATTTAAAGCAAATTAAAGCTCCTTACTATTTTTGGAATAGAGAAAGTCCTTTTCTTCCCCATGCTCATCTTTTAAACAAACCTTACGATGCAGAGATGCTTTATGGCATTAAATTTCCTTGCGGAACTTA
Coding sequences within it:
- a CDS encoding DNA-binding protein — its product is MAKNKKYEDWLLEKLKDHDQAVAYLNDALEESLKSDEESQQLFLIAPRNVAEAQYGIGALAKKVQVGRESLYKTFSGIGNPKWHTLVSLCVARGLNLRLIQILRN
- a CDS encoding type II toxin-antitoxin system RelE/ParE family toxin, with product MGNFGGCKSLGDEIAALRIHYGPGIRIYYFKIGNKVILLLCGGNKESQSRNIDKAKEYQSREKKHGEK
- a CDS encoding transposase — translated: MNRIKKYCSSLIQDKKVEPNSSMGKAIFYLNIHWEVFTLFLGIPGVLLTNNIAEQMMKKAVLNRKNAYFFCNETGAKIAGILMSVMETCALNQVDSL